The nucleotide window ATCCGCGTAAGTCTCAATGGCCCTAAATCCCTTTCAGGGATTGAAACTGATTCGGATTGAGCGATCGCACTGGATTTACTCTCGTCTCAATGGCCCTAAATCCCTTTCAGGGATTGAAACCTGGGATTCAATCTGCCAAATAAATAAGTTTGGGGTCTCAATGGCCCTAAATCCCTTTCAGGGATTGAAACTAACCAATTGCCAGCCAGCCGGAAGGCTATCCTCGTCTCAATGGCCCTAAATCCCTTTCAGGGATTGAAACGCGGTGAATCTTCGCCTCAACAGCGAACCCGGAAATGTCTCAATGGCCCTAAATCCCTTTCAGGGATTGAAACCGGGCTGGAGGAAGCGAGGAAGACTGTAGAGCCTTCATCCGTCTCAATGGCCCTAAATCCCTTTCAGGGATTGAAACTTTGATTGGTTCTTCTTCGGTTGGGGAATTGGTTGGTCTCAATGGCCCTAAATCCCTTTCAGGGATTGAAACGCGCCGGTGTGAATGGAGCGAATTCCACTATTTGTCTCAATGGCCCTAAATCCCTTTCAGGGATTGAAACGAGACCGTTGAACCTGTTCAGCTTCAATAGCCTGGTCTCAATGGCCCTAAATCCCTTTCAGGGATTGAAACTTTCTCCCAGTCCTCAACTTTTTTCTCTAATTCGTCTCAATGGCCCTAAATCCCTTTCAGGGATTGAAACACTTCGGTATGCGAAGACCAAGGATGGACCATTTGTCTCAATGGCCCTAAATCCCTTTCAGGGATTGAAACCTGAAGCCTTGGCGTATCTCTCAAACCCGCAGGTCTCAATGGCCCTAAATCCCTTTCAGGGATTGAAACAGAGACATCATACACGACAGCAAAAGAGCCTAACCGAGTCTCAATGGCCCTAAATCCCTTTCAGGGATTGAAACGAAGGATTCTTGTAGCTTGATAATGCCATTGTTGGTCTCAATGGCCCTAAATCCCTTTCAGGGATTGAAACGACCAAAAGAAGCTGTACTCCTACTTTTGGTCCCGGTCTCAATGGCCCTAAATCCCTTTCAGGGATTGAAACAGGTTTACCTGGCCAAATCCGGCTCCTCCCTTGGTCTCAATGGCCCTAAATCCCTTTCAGGGATTGAAACCTCAGATTGCTTGCAAGACTCTTTTTCTGGAATCAAGGGTCTCAATGGCCCTAAATCCCTTTCAGGGATTGAAACTGGCAAATTCCGGGGGTTAACTTTGCCTGGGGAGTATTGGAAGCCTGAACATCATCACATTGTCGGAAGTCGCGGGACCAATGCCATGATTGGGAAGTATCGGGGACAGCAGGCGCAACAACAAGTGCAAGAGATCCACAGGAACTACTATGACCAGATGAACTTTGAGATTAAGCTGGATCTGCGCGGGCAAAAGGAACTTTCCCCGGAAAATTTAGCGACCTTTGAACGGATTGTGGGCGATCGCAATCGTCCTTTTGCTTGGCCCCTCTTTGCTGAATCCACCGATTAGACCTCTGGCTTTCATGAAGTAGAGCTCCCCACCGGCAACCCTCCTATAACCAATAAAAACGGCTCTGCGGTCAGCAGAGCCGAAAGACGAAACAACAGAGGAGCGAAACCGGAAAACTATCTAGTGAGCCAACCCTTGTTCTGCGGTTTTATCAATAGGCTTCAACAAATAAAGCCGCACGATTTGCCAGACAGTTGAGATGTAAAGGGGTAGCTTCTGGAAAAACTGCACGATCTTAGGCTGGTTAGAACCTGCGATTTCTGCTATTTTAGCATTATTTTGCGTGCAAGTATCCAATCGGGCAAAGAACTCTGGATGATCCACATCCAAAATTACCGGGAAAACCCGTCCCGCATTTTCATTTGTCTTGCGGATGACGTGAATATCATACTCACGCGCATCGAGACCGAGCACCGCGTAGAATCCGGAACGCTGAATATCATTCAAAAACATGGTAGCAAAAACCGAGAGTAAAAAGAAACGGCTCCACAGTTTTGCTTTCCAATCGTTTAAGATTTCAGGCTGGGCCTTCATCAAGGCATCAAAGAAGTCGCCGTGGCGGTTTTCATCCTGACACCAGTTTTCAAAGAAGCGGAAAATTGGATAAATCCGATGTTCAGGATGCGCTTCCAAATGCCGATAAATGGTGATATAGCGCCAATACCCAATTTTTTCCGATAAATAGGTCGCGTAGAAGATGAATTTCGGCTTAAAAAAGGTGTATTTCTTACTTTTGGTTAAAAATCCCAAATCCAGGGATAGTTTGAAGTCACTCATCGCCTTGTTTAGGAATCCGGCGTGACGTGCCTCATCTCGGGACATCAGCAAAAAGCACTCAGCTAGAACCGGATTTTTGTCTTTGAGCTTGCGTGCGAGTTCCTTGTAAAGAAGAAACCCAGAAAACTCAGCGGTGCAAGAGCGTTCCAGAAATTCGATGAACAGTTGACGAGTTTCCCCATCAATCCCATCCCAAGATTGGTTGAACTCTTCATCCCGAACGAAGTGGTGCCGGTTGTAGTCGGCGCGGAACTCTTCGAGAATGGCTTGGAGTTCGTCTTCGTTGGGGGAGATGTCCATCCGCGCCATCTCATCAAAGTCCGTGGTGTAGAAGCGCGGCGTCAGGATGGTGTCCTTGGCGGGAGCTTTAACCCCCGGGCGGATTTCTTCAAACGCAGGTTTCTTTAGGGAATCTACCATAGGTGTCGGTGAGGGTGGTGTTATAGCTGATTTGCTTTAGGCGAGGTGGAGACCGACTCAGAAGCTACGCCAAAGGCGCGACCTCTTGATGCGGATCGCTCGGCATTTTGATGAATGATGCCTGGTTACGAACTCCAGTCTACCAGGGTATGAGACTTTGGGAACAGTCCAAGGGGTAAAAATTCACAAAACCACGTCAATTTTTGTAAAGTTTGGGGGAAAAATTCGCCAGGGAAAAGCCCACCGAGGAGAGAAAGGCGGTTGAGAGGAGGGCTGTTTGAGGCTCTCCATCGTCGGGGAAGGGGTTCAGAGGGGCATGGGGGAGGGGCTTACAAGTGATTTTCCGGTCCCCTCCCCTGTGTCTTGGTCCGGGTTAGGGTGGGGTCTCCGTGACGTGGCGCTTCCCTACGGGATAGTTCCGCTTACCGCCCCGTCAAGCACTCATGAGAGGCGATCGCCACCTCTGCCCGTGGACCCTCCTACCCAGCCATTCTAAGTGAGGAGCGCTCGCTCTTGCGCGTGGACCCCACCCTAACCCGGACCTTGCTAAGGGGAGGGGACCATCAGGTGCAGTGAGCGTAAAAACCTACCCTTGGACGTGGGGGAGGGGTGAGGATTCCTCCGAGGAGGACAAGCATCTTGAGGGGGAGTTGTGCCAACATGAAAGCACAGGCATCACTATCGCTTATTGTTTATGAGTTTCTGCCTAAATCCTCAATGTCAGAAGCCCCAGAACCAGGATGGGGCGCAATATTGTGCCAATTGTGGCGCGAGGTTAAGGTTGGGCGATCGCTACCGTGCCATCCAACCGATCGCGGCGGGTGGTTTTGGCAGAACCTTTCTGGCGATCGACGAATACAAACCCTCCAAACCCCGCTGCGTCATCAAACAATTCCACCCCGACGCCCAGATTAACAGTAATTCCCCCAAAGCCTCCCAACTCTTCCGCCAAGAAGCCATCCAACTCGAACAACTGGGACAACATCCCCAAATACCCGACTTGCTGGCAACCTTTGAACAGGAAGGACGGCAATATTTAGTCCAAGAATTCATCGATGGACAACATTTGGCAGACGAACTGGCCTTCTCTGGTCCGTTCACCGACTCCCAAATTCGCCAACTGTTGAATAACTTACTCCCAGTCCTGCAATATGTCCACGATCGCCAGGTGATTCACCGGGATATCAAACCTGAAAATATCATCCGGCGGCGCAGTGACGGACAACTTGTTTTAGTAGACTTTGGTTCCGCCAAAGCCGTCACCGGCACCAGTATCGGCAGAAGCGGCACCGTCATCGGTAGCGCCGGATATGCAGCCCCTGAACAGGCGATCGGGAAACCCACCTTTGCCAGCGATATCTACAGTCTGGGAATCACCTGCATCCATTTGATGACCCAAATCGAACCCTTTGAACTCTTCGACCCCCGAGAAGGGGCCTGGATCTGGCCGGACTATCTCGTCGATAATCCCGTCAGCGATTCCTTACGGCGGGTTTTGGACAAAATGCTGCAACAGCCCCTATCTCGGCGCTATAGTTCCGTCACCCAAGTCCTTGCCGATTTAAACCGCACCGGATCTGCCCCGAAACCCGCCCTCACCCCCCCGAAGAATGCCTTGTCATCCGTGGAGGAGTTAGGGGAGCAAATGACTCGCTTGCAGCAAGAAAAATCCGTCAGACTCGGGGTCAGTTACCTGTTATGGATGGCAGGCTTTTTTGGAGTGGGGGGCCTGCATCGGTTTTATAACGGCAAATACGTCACCGGAGTCCTGTGGTTTTGTACCTGGAACTTGTTCTTTTTAGGTCAAATGGTGGATGCGTTTATTATGCCGGGGATGGTGGATAAATACCAAGACAAGATGAGAAAAAAACTCGGAATATCCGAAACTGGAGTCCCATTAGCTCCCCAAAATGCGATTAGCCAAACCCTCAGCCTGCAAACCCAAGATCAACTCATGATCGCCCTGGTGAGAGCCGCCCAAGTCCGAGGGGGCTACCTTTCCGTCACCCAAGCTGTCATGGACACTAATCGGGGCTTTAGCGAAGTCGAACAAGCCCTCACCCAGATGGTGTCCGCCGGTTATGTCAGCGTAGAAAACGACCCCGTTTCCGGAGTCGTCATCTATCGATTCAACGAATTGTGAGGACTAATTACGAGTTACCCACTTTTGAGCCGTCAGTCTTTGCACGACATAAAAGACCAACCCATCGAGGTCAATCTTACGTTCGTCAATCAAGAAGGGCTCTAAAGTGCTCGGTTGGCTGACCCGCTCAAAGCAGGAAAACGCTCTAGGTCCTTTGATATCCTCCGTGGGGAAATAAACCCGGAAATGACGGGATCCGTTCAACCAATCCCCCTTAACCTGCGCCCAGCTTTCCTCTGAGGTAAAACCGGGCATGGTCACTTTTTGCTTGGACCAAGCGATTTGTAGGTCCTCAATCCCCTTTTGGGCGAGGGCCGTTTTCAAGGCCGGGATATAATCCTGTTCGATGAACTCCGCAAAGGGTTTATCTTCTACGGCTGGAGCCTTCGCCTTTTTCGCGGCTGCTTCCGGTTTGGCATCCTCTCCCTTAGCTGCCTTCCCTGGGGGTTTAGCAGCAGCTTTGGCTGCTGGTTTTTTGGCTTTGGGTTCCGCTGCCGCATTCGGGTTCTCTTCCGGATTAGCACTCGCCGGATCGGGAGTGTTTGCCGTTGGCATATCCGTTGCTTGGGGTTCTTCGATACTCGGGGCCTGCTCTTTAGAGGCGGCTGGAGTCACCGATTCTCCCGCATTCGGATTCGCCGGGGGAGTCGTCGGATTTGTGGATGCTTCCTCTGAGTTAGGTTTGTCTGCTGACATGGTTTCTCCTCAATTAAATCTCGGCAACGGCTCGTTCAATCAACCGATGAGCTAGGGTTTGAATCCCTGTATGCTCATAGTAATTGGTGGACATATCCAAGAACGCCGCTAAATAGTCCAACTTATCATCGGATACTTCGATAAATTGCTGAAGGCTGTTGGCAACTTTTTGGGGAGTTAATCCGCGAGAGGCGACAAAGTTATTCATCCAACCGGAGGTGGAGGCGAAACTTTGCCCAATAAAACCCAGTTGACCCGCCGGATTTCCTCCAGGAATCATGCTACTGAGTTTTTTAAACATTCCATTTTCTTGTAAGTCGCCGGGATTCAATCCGCTGATTACGGATTGGGCTTTCATGACAAAGTTGGGACCCAGGGGAATCAGACCATCAAAGCAGACGAGGGCCGTCATCCGCATCAGGGATTCGCCGCTGTAGTTGCCGAGGGAGTTGACAAAATCGCCGATGCTGTCGCCGGGGATGCCGTTGATTTGGCAAAAGGCAATTAATTCGGCGACGACTTTCAGGGAGAGGTCGATGGTTTGCGCTTTGTCCGCTCGGGGGGTAATTTTGTTAAGGAAGCCGAGTAAGCCGATTTTTTCTCCGACTTTGTTGGCGAGGGCGGCAGCGCCGAGGGTTCCCCCAAAACTATCGACGGTTTGGTAGATCCAGAGGGCGCGTTGATAGCCTTGGGATTTGTCGTTGTAAAGTTGGATGGCCCGATCGCCAATTTGTTGGATGACGGCTTGATCCGTTACGCCAGTAACGCTTTTAATGGTGTTTTCAAATCCCACAAGGTTATTCCACTGACCCGGAACGACAAAATCGAGGGCTCGCAGGGAGTGAACCGTTAGGTTATTGGTGGGGAGTTCGTCAACCAACTGAAAGATTGTTTTGCTCACAGGAGTCTCCTAGTGTAGGGGGAATAGGTGAAATGGTAATTTTTTGGACGGGTAAGAGTCGGCTTTTTGCTATCGGTTAGCCTTTGAACGGGGAATTTTTATTATTTCAGTTGCTGGAGTCCGTTGAGATTAAATTGCTGCAACCAGGTTTCGCGATCGCTGGCGGTAAAGGCGGGATTTCGCGATTGGATTTTCACTTGGAAGCGATCGCCCACTAAAATCGCGGTATCGTTCGGCGTCAGGGACGAAGACGGATATCCACCGACT belongs to Laspinema palackyanum D2c and includes:
- the acsF gene encoding magnesium-protoporphyrin IX monomethyl ester (oxidative) cyclase gives rise to the protein MVDSLKKPAFEEIRPGVKAPAKDTILTPRFYTTDFDEMARMDISPNEDELQAILEEFRADYNRHHFVRDEEFNQSWDGIDGETRQLFIEFLERSCTAEFSGFLLYKELARKLKDKNPVLAECFLLMSRDEARHAGFLNKAMSDFKLSLDLGFLTKSKKYTFFKPKFIFYATYLSEKIGYWRYITIYRHLEAHPEHRIYPIFRFFENWCQDENRHGDFFDALMKAQPEILNDWKAKLWSRFFLLSVFATMFLNDIQRSGFYAVLGLDAREYDIHVIRKTNENAGRVFPVILDVDHPEFFARLDTCTQNNAKIAEIAGSNQPKIVQFFQKLPLYISTVWQIVRLYLLKPIDKTAEQGLAH
- a CDS encoding protein kinase domain-containing protein, yielding MSFCLNPQCQKPQNQDGAQYCANCGARLRLGDRYRAIQPIAAGGFGRTFLAIDEYKPSKPRCVIKQFHPDAQINSNSPKASQLFRQEAIQLEQLGQHPQIPDLLATFEQEGRQYLVQEFIDGQHLADELAFSGPFTDSQIRQLLNNLLPVLQYVHDRQVIHRDIKPENIIRRRSDGQLVLVDFGSAKAVTGTSIGRSGTVIGSAGYAAPEQAIGKPTFASDIYSLGITCIHLMTQIEPFELFDPREGAWIWPDYLVDNPVSDSLRRVLDKMLQQPLSRRYSSVTQVLADLNRTGSAPKPALTPPKNALSSVEELGEQMTRLQQEKSVRLGVSYLLWMAGFFGVGGLHRFYNGKYVTGVLWFCTWNLFFLGQMVDAFIMPGMVDKYQDKMRKKLGISETGVPLAPQNAISQTLSLQTQDQLMIALVRAAQVRGGYLSVTQAVMDTNRGFSEVEQALTQMVSAGYVSVENDPVSGVVIYRFNEL
- a CDS encoding DUF2996 domain-containing protein, coding for MSADKPNSEEASTNPTTPPANPNAGESVTPAASKEQAPSIEEPQATDMPTANTPDPASANPEENPNAAAEPKAKKPAAKAAAKPPGKAAKGEDAKPEAAAKKAKAPAVEDKPFAEFIEQDYIPALKTALAQKGIEDLQIAWSKQKVTMPGFTSEESWAQVKGDWLNGSRHFRVYFPTEDIKGPRAFSCFERVSQPSTLEPFLIDERKIDLDGLVFYVVQRLTAQKWVTRN